In a single window of the Melanotaenia boesemani isolate fMelBoe1 chromosome 22, fMelBoe1.pri, whole genome shotgun sequence genome:
- the cad gene encoding CAD protein isoform X2, which yields MTKMATLILEDGATFRGRLFGANVSVSGEVVFQTGMVGYPEALTDPSYRCQLLTLTYPLVGNYGVPKDEEGEFGLSRWFESSKIHAAALIIGELSENPSHWSSEKSLDQWLKEQGIPGLQGVDTRCLTKKIREKGTMLGKLIVDGTPEDSIPFDNPDQRNLVQEVSMKEPRVFNPNGSLRITVVDCGIKYNQIRCLAQRGARVTVVPWDHPLDSTDFDGLFISNGPGDPQFCQPTINNLRKVVCVDQPKPVFGICLGHQLLSLVIGTKTYKMKYGNRGHNQPCIHNGTDRCFITSQNHGFAVNHDTLPNDWDVLFTNANDHTNEGIVHNTKPLFSVQFHPEHMAGPTDLVSLFDVFLDTVKDQKEGKAGKSVKQRLMDHLTCSGSTKAEKVIRPRKVLILGSGGLSIGQAGEFDYSGSQAIKALKEENIQTVLINPNIATVQTSKGLADKVYFLPITPEYVTQVIKNERPDGVLLTFGGQTALNCGVELTKQGVLEKYKVRVLGTPVASIEMTEDRKIFVEKMEEINEHVAPSEAALSAEQAVAAAERLGYPVLVRSAFALGGLGSGFANNREELISLVTSAFAHTSQVLVDKSLKGWKEIEYEVVRDAYDNCVTVCNMENIDPLGIHTGESIVVAPSQTLNDHEYNMLRNTAIKVIRHLGIVGECNIQYALSPESDQYYIIEVNARLSRSSALASKATGYPLAYVAAKLGLGIPLPQLKNSVTNSTTANFEPSLDYCVVKVPRWDLSKFLRVSTKIGSSMKSVGEVMAIGRSFEEAFQKALRMVDENCVGFDHTIKPVSEKELQTPTDKRIFVLAAAFRAGYTVDQLYNLTKIDRWFLHKMKNIADHERLLETYNQDESTIPPEVMRKAKQLGFSDKQIALAVQSTELVVRKLRHDWSILPVVKQIDTVAAEWPAHTNYLYLTYHGTENDLSFNEQHVMVIGSGVYRIGSSVEFDWCAVGCITELRKMGYKTIMVNYNPETVSTDYDMCDRLYFDEISFEVVMDIYEKENPEGVILSMGGQLPNNIAMSLHRQQCRILGTSPEFIDSAENRFKFSRMLDTIGISQPQWKELSDTKSAVKFCETVGYPCLVRPSYVLSGAAMNVAYSDGDLEKYLTNAVAVSKEHPVVISKFIQEAKEIDVDAVACDGVVMAIAISEHVENAGVHSGDATLVTPHQDLNQKTIERIMMIVHAIGQELQVTGPFNLQLIAKDDQLKVIECNVRVSRSFPFVSKTLGVDLVALATQAIVGEDVEPVGLMTGKGIVGVKVPQFSFSRLAGADVVLGVEMTSTGEVACFGENRYEAYLKAMLSTGFKIPKKNILLSIGSYKNKSELLPTVQALESMGYDLYASLGTADFYTEHGVRVTAVDWPFEEDDSDCPTKEKQRSIMNYLEENHFELVINLSMRNSGGRRISSFVTKGYRTRRMAVDYSVPLIIDIKCTKLFVQALHQIGRAPPVKTHIDSMASQTLVRLPGLIDVHVHLREPGATHKEDFSSGTAAALAGGVTLVCAMPNTSPAITDTNTLGLVQKLAKAGCRCDYALYVGAASDNAATLPSIANHTVGLKMYLNDTYSTLKMDNVSLWMEHFEKWPKQMPIVAHAEKQTVAAILMVAQLYQRPVHICHVARKEEILIIRAAKQKGIQVTCEVAPHHLFLCEENVGEIGEGRAQVRPMLGTREDMEALWENLEIIDCFATDHAPHSVEEKNSERPPPGYPGLETMLPLLLTAVSDGRLTLDDIIRRLYDNPRKIFNLPVQENTYVEVDLEQEWVIPQAMQFTKSKWTPFQGLKVKGKVRRVVLRGEVAYIDGQVLVPPGYGEDVKTWPAATIHPPEPVKETPLTPEHPRPTPPREGPIRTRALSPRRSTGESRFLLPPRIHRSSDPGLPPDMGMLPPASAGDSYSHPPPLSRLLSPQSGPGQLPPALASHFQTSPLLHPLVGQHIISVRQFSKEQISHLFNVAHTLRLMVQKERSLEILKGKVMASMFYEVSTRTSSSFAAAMQRLGGSVVHFSESTSSSQKGESLADSVQTMSCYADVLVLRHPTPGAVESASRHCRKPVINAGDGVGEHPTQALLDVFTIREELGTVNGMTITMVGDLKHGRTVHSLAKLLTQYRITLRYVAPKNLHMPAEIINYVASKGIMQEEFDSIEEALPETDVLYMTRIQKERFGSEEEYKACFGQFILTPHIMTVAKKKMVVMHPLPRVNEISPEVDTDPRAAYFRQAENGMYIRMALLATVVGK from the exons ATGACAAAGATGGCAACCCTGATTTTGGAGGACGGGGCGACGTTCAGGGGCCGCCTTTTTGGTGCAAATGTATCAGTGTCGGGAGAAGTTG TGTTTCAGACGGGCATGGTGGGCTACCCTGAGGCTCTTACCGACCCATCCTACCGCTGCCAGCTGTTGACTCTCACTTACCCTCTAGTTGGCAACTATGGAGTACCAAAGGATGAAGAGGGAGAGTTTGGACTAAGCAGG TGGTTCGAGTCGTCCAAGATCCATGCTGCAGCTTTGATTATTGGAGAACTGTCAGAGAATCCCAGTCACTGGAGTTCAGAAAAGTCGCTGGACCAGTGGCTCAAAGAGCAAGGCATTCCTGGACTGCAAG GGGTTGACACCCGTTGCCTGACCAAAAAGATCAGAGAGAAGGGTACCATGTTGGGGAAGCTGATTGTGGACGGGACCCCTGAGGACAGTATTCCCTTTGATAACCCAGATCAGAGGAACCTGGTCCAGGAGGTGTCCATGAAG GAACCGAGAGTGTTCAACCCGAATGGTAGTTTGCGAATCACAGTGGTGGACTGCGGCATCAAGTACAACCAGATCCGCTGCCTGGCTCAGAGAGGAGCCCGTGTTACAGTCGTTCCATGGGACCACCCGCTGGACAGCACTG ACTTTGATGGTTTGTTCATCAGCAATGGTCCGGGGGATCCCCAGTTCTGTCAGCCCACCATCAACAACTTGAGGAAAGTGGTCTGTGTGGATCAGCCGAAGCCAGTTTTTGGTATCTGTCTCGGACATCAGCTGCTCTCTTTAGTCATTGGGACAAAAACCTATAAGATGAA gTATGGCAACCGTGGCCACAACCAGCCATGCATCCATAACGGAACGGATCGCTGCTTCATCACCAGTCAAAACCACGGCTTTGCTGTTAACCACGACACGCTACCAAATGACTGGGACGTGCTGTTTACTAACGCCAACGATCACACTAATGAGGGGATCGTACACAACACAAAACCCCTCTTCAG TGTTCAGTTCCACCCAGAGCACATGGCCGGGCCGACAGATCTGGTCAGCTTGTTTGACGTTTTCCTCGACACCGTgaaagaccagaaagagggaAAAGCGGGAAAATCTG TAAAGCAGCGTCTGATGGATCACCTCACCTGTTCTGGTTCCACAAAGGCTGAGAAGGTTATTAGACCCAGGAAAGTCCTCATCCTGGGCTCTGGTGGACTCTCCATTGGCCAAGCTGGAGAGTTTGACTACTCTGGTTCCCAG GCTATAAAAGCTCTGAAGGAAGAGAACATCCAGACTGTGTTGATCAACCCCAACATCGCCACTGTCCAAACGTCTAAAGGTCTGGCCGACAAAGTCTACTTCCTGCCAATTACACCGGAGTATGTCACCCAG GTGATCAAAAATGAGCGTCCGGATGGAGTTCTGCTAACCTTTGGTGGACAGACTGCTTTGAATTGTGGTGTGGAGTTGACAAAGCAGGGTGTTCTGGAGAAGTACAAAGTCAGGGTTCTGGGAACACCAGTTGCTTCCATTGAGATGACTGAAGACAGGAAGATCTTTGTGGAGAAAATGGAGGAAATCAATGAGCATGTTGCTCCCAGTGAAGCAGCGTTGTCAGCAGAGCAG GCAGTGGCAGCTGCTGAGCGTCTAGGATACCCCGTCCTTGTCCGTTCAGCGTTCGCTCTCGGCGGCCTGGGCTCAGGCTTTGCAAACAACCGAGAGGAGTTGATCTCTCTGGTAACATCAGCCTTCGCCCACACCTCTCAGGTACTGGTGGACAAATCCTTGAAAGGCTGGAAGGAGATTGAATATGAGGTGGTCCGAGATGCCTATGACAACTGTGTTACT GTGTGTAACATGGAGAATATTGACCCTCTGGGCATCCATACAGGTGAATCCATTGTAGTAGCACCCAGTCAGACACTTAACGACCACGAGTACAACATGTTGAGGAACACAGCCATCAAAGTAATCAGGCACCTTGGCATTGTGGGAGAGTGTAATATCCAATATGCTCTGAGCCCGGAATCAGATCAG TACTACATCATCGAGGTGAATGCTCGCCTGTCACGCAGCTCAGCTCTGGCCAGTAAAGCAACTGGTTATCCTTTAGCCTACGTAGCAGCCAAACTCGGCCTAGGGATCCCCCTGCCACAGCTCAA AAATTCTGTCACCAACTCAACAACAGCAAACTTTGAGCCTAGTTTGGACTACTGTGTAGTGAAGGTGCCTCGCTGGGATCTCAGCAAGTTCCTCAGAGTTTCCACCAAGATCGGCAGCTCCATGAAGAGTGTTG GGGAGGTCATGGCAATTGGCCGCAGCTTTGAGGAAGCCTTTCAGAAAGCTTTGAGGATGGTGGATGAGAACTGCGTGGGCTTTGATCACACCATCAAGCCTGTCTCTGAAAAA GAGTTGCAGACCCCCACAGACAAGCGTATCTTTGTGTTGGCGGCAGCATTCAGAGCAGGTTATACAGTCGACCAGCTGTATAATCTCACTAAGATCGACCGATGGTTCCTGCACAAGATGAAGAACATTGCTGATCATGAGAGACTCCTGGAGACGTACAACCAG GATGAGAGCACGATTCCTCCAGAGGTGATGCGTAAGGCCAAGCAGCTGGGCTTCTCAGACAAGCAGATAGCACTCGCTGTGCAGAG CACTGAGCTGGTTGTCAGAAAGCTGCGTCATGATTGGTCCATCCTGCCCGTCGTGAAGCAGATTGACACAGTGGCAGCTGAGTGGCCAGCGCACACCAACTACCTGTACCTAACCTACCACGGCACTGAAAACGACCTGAGCTTTAACGAGCAGCACGTCATGGTGATCGGCTCGGGTGTGTACCGCATCGGCAGCAGTGTGGAGTTTGACTGGTGCGCGGTCGGGTGCATCACAGAGCTCAGGAAG ATGGGTTATAAAACTATCATGGTGAACTACAACCCGGAGACTGTCAGCACAGACTACGACATGTGTGACCGCCTGTACTTCGATGAGATCTCCTTTGAG GTGGTGATGGATATCTATGAGAAGGAAAACCCAGAGGGGGTGATCCTCTCCATGGGTGGCCAGCTGCCCAACAACATTGCCATGTCGCTTCACCGTCAGCAGTGTCGCATCTTGGGAACGTCACCTGAGTTCATTGACAGTGCCGAAAACAGGTTCAAGTTCTCAAGAATGCTGGACACCATCGGCATCAGCCAGCCGCAGTGGAAGGAGCTTTCTGACACAAAG TCTGCTGTGAAGTTTTGTGAGACAGTGGGTTATCCCTGCCTGGTTCGTCCCTCCTACGTTCTCAGTGGGGCGGCCATGAACGTCGCCTACAGTGACGGCGACCTCGAGAAATACCTGACTAATGCTGTAGCTGTGTCCAAAGAACACCCTGTTGTTATCTCTAAATTCATACAGGAGGCCAAg gaGATAGACGTAGACGCGGTCGCTTGTGACGGGGTGGTGATGGCCATTGCTATTTCCGAACATGTGGAGAACGCTGGCGTGCACTCGGGTGATGCTACGTTGGTGACACCACATCAAGACCTGAATCAGAAAACAATCGAGAGGATCATGATGATTGTTCACGCCATTGGACAGGAGCTGCAGGTCACAGGACCCTTTAACCTGCAGCTAATTGCCAAG GATGACCAGCTGAAGGTGATCGAATGCAACGTCAGAGTTTCCCGCTCCTTCCCTTTTGTATCCAAGACCCTGGGAGTGGACCTCGTTGCCTTGGCAACCCAGGCCATCGTGGGTGAAGATGTAGAGCCAGTGGGTTTAATGACAGGAAAAGGAATTGTGGGAGTAAAG GTTCCTCAGTTCTCCTTTTCTCGGCTGGCCGGAGCAGATGTGGTTCTTGGGGTGGAGATGACCAGCACTGGAGAAGTGGCCTGTTTTGGGGAGAACAGATACGAAGCTTACCTCAAAGCCATGCTCTCCACAGGCTTCAAGATCCCCAAGAAGAACATCCTGCTCTCCATCGGCAGCTACAAG AACAAGAGCGAGCTGCTGCCTACCGTGCAGGCCCTGGAGTCTATGGGATACGACCTGTATGCCAGTCTGGGTACGGCTGACTTCTACACAGAACACGGAGTCAGG GTGACGGCCGTAGACTGGCCGTTTGAGGAGGATGACAGCGATTGTCCCACCAAAGAGAAGCAGCGCAGCATCATGAACTACCTGGAGGAAAACCACTTCGAACTGGTCATTAACCTGTCCATGAGGAACAGTGGAGGTCGAAGGATCTCTTCCTTTGTCACCAAAGGCTACAGGACCAGACGCATGGCTGTTGACTACTCTGTCCCACTCATCATAGATATTAAGTGCACCAAGCTCTTCGTTCAG GCTCTTCATCAGATTGGAAGGGCTCCACCAGTGAAAACTCACATTGACAGCATGGCTTCCCAGACGCTCGTCCGCCTGCCTG GTTTGATTGATGTCCATGTTCACCTACGGGAGCCCGGAGCCACTCATAAGGAGGACTTTTCCTCTGGTACTGCAGCTGCTCTGGCAGGAGGAGTGACTCTGGTGTGTGCAATGCCCAACACGTCCCCTGCCATCACTGACACCAATACTCTGGGTCTGGTACAAAAG CTGGCCAAAGCGGGCTGCCGCTGTGACTACGCTCTTTATGTGGGAGCTGCTTCAGACAATGCTGCCACCCTGCCGTCCATCGCCAACCACACTGTCGGCCTGAAGATGTACCTGAATGACACATACTCCACCCTAAAGATGGACAACGTCTCTCTGTGGATGGAG CACTTTGAGAAGTGGCCCAAGCAGATGCCCATCGTGGCTCATGCTGAGAAGCAGACAGTTGCTGCGATTCTGATGGTGGCCCAGCTTTACCAACGGCCGGTCCACATCTGCCACGTGGCCAGAAAAGAAGAG ATCCTGATAATCCGAGCCGCTAAGCAGAAGGGCATCCAGGTTACTTGTGAGGTGGCACCTCATCACCTCTTCTTGTGCGAGGAAAACGTTGGAGAGATCGGTGAGGGGCGAGCACAGGTCCGACCCATGCTGGGAACCCGTGAGGACATGGAGGCACTCTGGGAAAATTTAGAAATCATCGACTGCTTTGCTACAGATCACG CTCCACACTCTGTAGAAGAGAAGAACAGCGAGCGTCCTCCTCCTGGTTACCCCGGCCTGGAAACGATGTTGCCGCTGCTGCTCACCGCCGTCAGTGACGGACGTCTAACTCTGGATGACATTATCAGACGTCTTTATGACAACCCACGAAAGATTTTTAATCTGCCTGTTCAGGAAAACACCTATGTAGAG GTGGACCTGGAGCAAGAGTGGGTTATTCCTCAGGCCATGCAGTTCACCAAGTCAAAGTGGACACCTTTCCAAGGCCTGAAAGTAAAGGGTAAAGTCCGTCGTGTTGTTCTCCGTGGAGAGGTGGCCTACATCGATGGCCAG GtgctggttcctcctggttaTGGTGAAGATGTAAAGACCTGGCCTGCTGctaccatccatccacctgAACCTGTGAAAGAAACCCCACTG ACTCCGGAGCATCCGCGTCCAACTCCTCCCCGTGAAGGCCCAATCCGAACCCGAGCACTGAGCCCCAGACGCTCTACTGGAGAGTCACGTTTCCTGCTTCCACCCCGCATCCACCGCTCCTCTGATCCTGGACTGCCACCAG ACATGGGCATGCTCCCACCAGCCAGTGCTGGCGACAGTTACAGCCATCCTCCACCTCTATCCAGGCTGCTTTCCCCGCAGTCTGGACCAGGACAGCTGCCTCCTGCACTTGCGTCACACTTCCAAACATCCCCTCTGCTGCACCCCCTGGTGGGCCAGCACATCATCTCTGTCAGGCAGTTCAGCAAGGAGCAG ATCTCGCACCTTTTCAATGTCGCTCACACTTTGCGTTTGATGGTTCAGAAGGAAAGAAGCCTGGAAATCCTGAAG GGTAAGGTGATGGCATCCATGTTCTATGAGGTCAGCACTCGCACCAGCAGTTCCTTTGCAGCAGCTATGCAGCGTCTGGGTGGCTCGGTCGTGCACTTCAGCGAGTCCACTTCATCCTCACAAAAAGGAGAATCTTTGGCAGACTCTGTTCAGACCATGAGCTGCTACGCTGACGTCCTGGTGCTCCGACATCCAACACCTGGAGCTGTCGAG AGTGCATCGCGACATTGTCGTAAGCCAGTGATCAATGCTGGGGATGGTGTGGGGGAGCATCCAACTCAGGCCCTGCTGGATGTTTTCACTATCAGAGAGGAGCTGGGGACGGTCAATGGCATGACG ATTACAATGGTCGGGGATCTGAAACATGGCCGCACTGTTCATTCTCTTGCCAAACTGCTGACCCAATACCGCATCACCCTGCGCTATGTGGCACCCAAAAACCTCCACATGCCAGCAGAGATCATCAACTATGTGGCCTCAAAGGGAATCATGCAG GAGGAGTTTGATAGTATTGAAGAGGCTCTACCTGAGACTGATGTTCTCTACATGACAAGGATTCAGAAAGAGAGATTTGGATCTGAGGAAGAGTACAAGgct TGTTTTGGTCAGTTCATCTTAACTCCTCACATCATGACTGTTGCCAAGAAGAAGATGGTAGTGATGCATCCTCTGCCCAGAGTAAATGAAATCAG